One part of the Nitrospirota bacterium genome encodes these proteins:
- a CDS encoding MFS transporter, giving the protein MASDRTKLLMFAAAHLADDVFMNAIPPFVPVLVSASGLSFAAAGLLVTFFTVASSVTQPLLGYVADRFRYRWLSGVGLIWVGSFIALLGLGEPYALLLPVAALAGLGPAVFHPPAISSVSTIATRARGRLMATFLVGGNLGFAAGPVLVGLFTTIWGLRGMLAMGLPGLLMGGYLLRRAPAVSVRTEGGRVPSPRLGDISPAAVLFAVAVLRAWVYLSAVTYVPAHFVAMGNSILRSNSYVTFMLLAGVTGQFIGGSLSDLWSRKKVTGVTLFLAAPLFLLFLHTTGTASLVFLFLFGFFLMGSVMAQELMPKHVAMASGMMIGFAVGLGGVGVLLTGMLADAVGVSRALHALAALSLIGSILVPFIPHGEKG; this is encoded by the coding sequence TTGGCTTCCGACAGGACAAAGCTCCTGATGTTCGCCGCGGCCCACCTGGCCGACGATGTCTTCATGAACGCCATCCCGCCCTTCGTCCCGGTGCTCGTATCCGCCTCCGGCCTGTCGTTTGCGGCCGCGGGCCTCCTGGTTACCTTCTTTACCGTGGCCTCCTCGGTGACCCAGCCCCTGCTGGGCTATGTCGCAGACCGTTTCAGGTACAGGTGGTTGAGCGGCGTGGGGCTCATCTGGGTGGGGAGCTTCATCGCCCTGCTTGGGCTGGGGGAGCCGTACGCCCTGCTGCTTCCCGTGGCCGCCCTGGCGGGGCTGGGGCCGGCCGTCTTTCATCCCCCCGCCATCTCTTCGGTCAGCACCATTGCCACGCGGGCGCGGGGAAGGCTCATGGCCACCTTCCTGGTCGGGGGCAACCTGGGGTTTGCCGCGGGGCCGGTCCTGGTGGGGTTGTTCACGACAATCTGGGGCCTCCGGGGAATGCTGGCCATGGGGCTGCCGGGCCTCCTCATGGGGGGCTATCTCCTGCGCCGGGCCCCTGCGGTGAGCGTGAGGACCGAAGGGGGCCGCGTCCCTTCCCCTCGTCTCGGGGACATCTCGCCCGCGGCGGTGCTTTTTGCGGTGGCGGTGCTCCGGGCCTGGGTGTATCTGTCCGCCGTGACCTACGTGCCCGCCCATTTCGTGGCGATGGGAAACTCCATCCTCCGCTCCAACTCCTACGTCACCTTCATGCTCCTGGCCGGCGTCACCGGGCAGTTTATCGGGGGCTCCCTCTCGGACCTCTGGAGCAGAAAGAAGGTGACGGGCGTGACGCTTTTCCTTGCCGCACCGCTTTTCCTTCTGTTTCTGCACACTACGGGGACGGCCTCTCTCGTGTTCCTCTTCCTCTTCGGGTTCTTCCTCATGGGGTCCGTCATGGCCCAGGAACTCATGCCGAAGCACGTCGCCATGGCCTCGGGGATGATGATAGGCTTTGCCGTGGGCCTGGGCGGGGTGGGCGTGCTTCTGACCGGCATGCTGGCCGACGCCGTGGGCGTCAGCAGGGCCCTTCACGCCCTGGCGGCCTTATCCCTCATAGGGAGCATCCTCGTGCCCTTCATCCCGCACGGGGAGAAGGGGTGA
- a CDS encoding V-type ATP synthase subunit D, producing MHPTRSNLLALRERRKAVRDSVHILKSRRKALMQEFLRTTAPLLRTRKEIAGTYRKALGELALALGQEGEAGVESIALLSLREELAADIALGSIWGLGYKEVKLRESPLRAPEERGYDYLGTTPRLEEATHLFEEIVRAVMDVAAYESKLKRHGEEIARSTHRIRMLEERVEPSLSGEIKGIAEYLEERERETHYRLRLRLRRKGARG from the coding sequence GTGCATCCCACCAGGAGCAACCTCCTCGCCCTCAGGGAAAGGCGAAAGGCCGTGCGGGACAGCGTGCATATCCTCAAGTCCCGGAGGAAAGCCCTCATGCAGGAGTTCCTGCGCACCACCGCCCCCCTTCTGCGCACCCGCAAGGAGATAGCCGGCACCTACCGGAAGGCCCTGGGGGAGCTTGCCCTGGCCCTGGGTCAGGAGGGGGAGGCCGGGGTGGAGAGCATCGCCCTCCTCTCGCTCCGGGAGGAACTGGCCGCCGACATCGCCCTGGGCAGCATCTGGGGGCTCGGGTACAAGGAAGTGAAGCTCCGCGAGTCCCCTCTCCGCGCCCCGGAGGAACGGGGATACGACTACCTGGGCACCACGCCCCGCCTGGAGGAGGCCACGCATCTTTTTGAGGAGATTGTCAGGGCCGTCATGGACGTGGCCGCCTACGAGAGCAAGCTCAAGCGCCACGGGGAGGAGATAGCCCGGAGCACCCACCGCATCCGGATGCTGGAGGAGCGCGTGGAGCCTTCCCTCTCCGGCGAGATAAAGGGCATCGCCGAGTACCTGGAGGAGCGGGAGAGGGAGACCCACTACAGGCTGAGGCTCCGGCTCAGGCGCAAGGGGGCACGGGGCTGA